CGTGTCGGAGGCGATCCGAGCGTCGACCACGGCGCCGTCGGGTCCGTACACGAGGATCGCGAGTTTGAACGGCTCGTTGTAGCCGTACGGGTCGTTCAGATCGACGTTGTTGCCGGAGCGTGCCGTGCGGGTCACGGTCTGTTTTCCGCCGGCTCCGGTGGAGACGACGGCGAGTCTCGTCTGTGAGTAGTCGCCGGTCGAGACGGCGTAGTCGAAGCGATACCGTGGCCCCTGTCCGCCCGTGCTGCGGTCCTCGATCGTCGAACTCGACAGGCTCGCGGACGTCGCGGTGGAGAGGTCGTCGTTCCCGGTCGGGTTCGACGCGTCGGCGGCGTCCGTGACGCTCCGCGACGCGGCGACGTACTCGCCGCTCGGGCCGGAGTAGATGACTTCCACGGTCACGGTGTAGGTGTCCGTGGCGCCGTAGCCGCTGGTGTACGTGAGTCCACCCCGATCGTCCGTGCTTTCAAGCGTCTGTGTTGCGCTTCCGTCGTCCGTGTTCTGATAGGTGATCTCCACGCGTTGGAACGACGCGTTCGTGTTCGAGACCGCGTACGATCCGACGTACTCGACGCCGCTTTCCTGCGGATGTGAGAGGTCGTCCAGGCGGAACGCGACGCTCGGCCCGTCGCCACCGCCGTCGCCTCCACCGTCGTCTCCACTGACGACCCGCGCAGTCAGCGTATCGCCGGCCCCGCTCGCCGCCGCGTACAGCTTCGCCGTCCCGTTACTCGGGAGGTCGACCGTCACGTCGGCGCGCCCGTCGTCATCGGTCGTGGCGTTTCCGTTCGCCCCGGTGAACCGCCCAACGGCGGAGTCGTTCGACGCGTAGTCGACCTCGACCCCGGAGACGGGCTCCCCGGTGGCGCTGTCGGTCGTCTCGGTCGTCACATCGATCGCGTCGCCGGCGATCGACCTGTTGATGAGAATGTCGGCGTCCGTGCTCGTGTCCTCGGACACGCCGTCCGCCGCCGTGATCGAGGCCTCATCCCACTGCAGATCGTACAACGTGGAGGCGGAGCCGTCGCCGGTGCCGGCGCCACCTTCGGTCGCCTCGACGGTGAACGCGGCGTCCGAGGCGCTGCTCGCGTCGAACCCGCCCCCGTCGACGGCGTTGTAGCTGAAGCGGAGTGTCTCCTCACCCTCGGTCCCACGCGCCGTGTACTCGAAGACGGCCCGGCCGTCGCCGTCGGTCAGCACCTCGTCGTCCGCGAGGCTCCCCGGTCCGTCGTCGACCACTCCGTTCACTTCGACTCCCGACATCGGGTTCCCGTACCCGTCGCGCACCTCGACGACGACCTCGCGGGTCGTCCCCGCGGTCATCTCCGAGGGCCGCTGCTCCACGTCGAGATACGCCGGCGACCGATCGGGACTGTCGCCGTCGCCGACGTGAACGGCCGCGATCCCCAGCGCGTAGGTCCGCGAATCGTTCAACTCGATGGTCACGCCGCCCGGTGCGTTCCGCGTCCCGTTCACCCACCCGTCGTCGATCTCATCGGCCAGCAACACCTCCCATCGAGTCGCGTTCAGCGTGGTCGGGATGGTCACGTCGAGCGTGCCGGAGACCCGCTCGCGCCGAGACACCGTACTCACCGCCTCCGGGTCCACCGACACCGTCGAGACGCCGCTTCGGCTGAGGTCACCCGACACCGCGACCAGGGTGACCCGGTCGTCCTCGACGACGCGTTGGTCCGTCAGCGTGAGGTTCGCCCCGTTGGAGAACCGATTGAACGCGACGCCCGACTCGTAGCGCGTCGTCGGGGCCCCGCGATAGGTGTTGTACCGCGGCTCGTACACGACGAACCGCGTGGACTTGTTTCGGTTCGCCGCGATGTCCCAGTAATCGTTCGCCTCGCCACCGGAGGAACTCTCAATGTCGACGTTCTCCAGCGAGACGGTCCCGTCATCGGGGGGATCGACGGTCTGTACTCTCCCCGACGCCGGCGGCGGGTTCACGAAGAACGCCCGACTCGGATAGCGCGTCCCGAGCTTCACGGTCGCCGGCGCGGCGTCGCCGGTCCGGCCGGTCGCCGTGATGCTGGAGGACAGCTCGACCATGTCGGTCTGGACCTCCTGGTTGTGGAGGAACTCGACCTCGCGGTTCTGGTCGGGGACGACCGTTGCCTGGTATGTCGAGAGGGCGACGATCAGGAATCCGAAGAGGATCACCGCGCCGATCTGCACCGTGACGGCGCGGTCGCGTTCTCCGTCCCCGTCCCCCCGACCGGTCATGGCCCGGTGTAGCCGGAGGGCCGTGATAAGCGTGCGGTCCCGAGTATCAGTTCGGACGCCGCCGCGTCGGTGGCGTTACTCGTCCTCCTCGACGACCTCGGGGTCGGCCATCGCCGACTGCAGCGAGTCGAGCCCGTTGACCCACTCGGAGACGAAGCCGTACTCCAGGTCCTCGACGAGGTCCATCGGCAGCTCCTCGCCGTCGATGATGCGGGTGCCGGCCTGCACGAGGTAGCCGAGCGCGGCGTCGACGTCCTCCTCGGCCTCCGCGGCCGCGGCGGCCTCGACGTACTCGCCGACGGTCCCTTCGTCGGCGGGGCCGCCGACGACGTACTCCTCGGCGGCGTAGAACACGCACACCAGGCTCGTCTGGACGCCGTCGATCAGCATCGCCTTCTCCTCGTCGGCGATGTCCACGTCGTCGAGCACGATGTCGCGGATGTCGGCGATCTCGTCGGTCGCCTCCTCCTCGCTCAGTCGGTCGTCGTCGTAGGCCGCGAGGATCTTCGCGACCGCGATCGCGGTGTCGTCCTGAAGATTGAGCAGCAACCGGGCGGAGTCCTCGTTCTCGGGGTCGAGGTCCTCCTCCGCCACGCGGTCGAGCCAGTTCTGCCACCGGTCGGCGGTGTAGAACGTCTCCTCGGATTCGCTCATACCCACACGGTTTCGGCCTGTCTTGATATGCCTTTCTTCTCCCCGAACACCCCGCGATCCGGGCCGAGTCGGGGGATATCCCGCCGATCCCCCGTGTCACTCACAGGCACCGATGGCGGTCACCGCTGCCGTCTCCGGCGACTGGACCAAAGCGACGGTCCGTGGCGTCCCTGATTCGGCGGCAACTCCTGACCGTCGGGTTGCCCGACGCTCCCGTTCGGTTACGTCGATTCTCCCTCCGCTAGCGTCGCCTCGGTGTCGATGTCGTACACCGCCCGCGGCGTCTCGACGTGGGCGGTCCGTACCGCGTCGTCGTACCCCTCGTCGAGCAGCCAGCGGACGCGCCGCGGCACGGTCTTCGGCCCCAACACCATCCCCGGCTTGTCGGGGTCGTCGACGAAGTCCGTCTCCATCAGGAACGGCTCGCCCTCCTCGGCGGCGGTCCGCAGCCAGTCCTTCTCGCTCATCACGCTCGGAGTGGGTCCGGCCAGCTTTCCGGACGCGTAGTGCTTCACGACGCGCGAGGGGTCCATCCCGGCCTCGCGGGCCCGGTCGGCTATCTCGGTCAGGTCCTCGCTGGCCTCGGTGTGCAGCTGGACCGCACAGTCCAGCTCGGCGCCGTGCTCGAACGCCCGGCGCATCACGGCGTTCGACGCGTCCCAGACCGCCTCGGACACGTCGTAGTGCGGGCGCCCCGACTTCAGCGCCAGCGCGCGGCCGTCGGCGACGAACTCGGCGGCGACGGACAGCCCCTCGCACATCAGTTCTCGCGCGGCGTCCGGCTCGTACCCCTCGTCGTCCACGAGCCGGGAGACGAGCCCTGGGTGGACCCCGAGGACGGGCCACGCGCGACCTGGGAGCCGATCGCTCGCCTCGTGAACAGCCTCGATCGTCGCCTCGAACGCCGGGCGGAAGTCCTCGCGGTCGGACGGCACCGGCCCGAGGTGCCAGGAGGGCTTGTTGACGACGAGCAGGTGCGTGCCGCCCAGCCGGCAGAAGTCGTCGACTGCGGCCATGCCGCGGCCGTGCTCGGGGTCGAGGTGGAGGTGGTTGTCGAGCACGGGCGTGCCGAGGTCCTCGCTCATGGTCGCGGTTGCGTGCCGGCGCTCGAAAACCCTGCGGGCCGCGGTCGTCGCCGGCGCGGGTCGGGGCGTCCGTATCGGCGACGCGGTCTCAACACTGGGCGTCCGTATCGGCGACGCGGTCTCAAAACGGGGTCTGCCCGCGGGCGATCACGACGGAGGTGCGCCCCTCGGGGCCGGACCAGACCAGCCGAACCTCGGTTCCCGGCGGAACCGGCCCCTCCGTCTCGTCGGAGAGGACGATGCTGTCGCCGCCGGTGAGCGGGTAGCGCGTCTTCAGTGCCGCGCGCTCGTGTCCGCTGTCGGCGACGAGCGTCAGGTTACCCGTGTTCTCCTTCGTGACGGTCTCGCCGCCGTGGATGCTGGCGGTCACCTCGTAGTCGGTGCCGACCGATCGGTAGGTGAAGTCGACCGTCAGCGACGGCGGCCCGGCGGCGAGTCCGCCGGGGAGGCCGAGCATCGCGGCACCGAGCACGGCCGCGAGCACGACCGTGATCGCGACCATCGTCACGGTCGCGATGACCGGCGTGACGGCTCTGTCGCGGGAGGGCGGCCCGTGCTGTGGTGTCGCTGTCATGGATATCCGACCGTCGGGTTCCCCAGCGACGCGCCCGAGTTACCGGGAGTGCCGCGGTCTCGTACTTAACCGCGTCGGCGGCGTTCTCACCGGTGATATCGACGG
This genomic stretch from Halobaculum roseum harbors:
- a CDS encoding Ig-like domain-containing protein; its protein translation is MTGRGDGDGERDRAVTVQIGAVILFGFLIVALSTYQATVVPDQNREVEFLHNQEVQTDMVELSSSITATGRTGDAAPATVKLGTRYPSRAFFVNPPPASGRVQTVDPPDDGTVSLENVDIESSSGGEANDYWDIAANRNKSTRFVVYEPRYNTYRGAPTTRYESGVAFNRFSNGANLTLTDQRVVEDDRVTLVAVSGDLSRSGVSTVSVDPEAVSTVSRRERVSGTLDVTIPTTLNATRWEVLLADEIDDGWVNGTRNAPGGVTIELNDSRTYALGIAAVHVGDGDSPDRSPAYLDVEQRPSEMTAGTTREVVVEVRDGYGNPMSGVEVNGVVDDGPGSLADDEVLTDGDGRAVFEYTARGTEGEETLRFSYNAVDGGGFDASSASDAAFTVEATEGGAGTGDGSASTLYDLQWDEASITAADGVSEDTSTDADILINRSIAGDAIDVTTETTDSATGEPVSGVEVDYASNDSAVGRFTGANGNATTDDDGRADVTVDLPSNGTAKLYAAASGAGDTLTARVVSGDDGGGDGGGDGPSVAFRLDDLSHPQESGVEYVGSYAVSNTNASFQRVEITYQNTDDGSATQTLESTDDRGGLTYTSGYGATDTYTVTVEVIYSGPSGEYVAASRSVTDAADASNPTGNDDLSTATSASLSSSTIEDRSTGGQGPRYRFDYAVSTGDYSQTRLAVVSTGAGGKQTVTRTARSGNNVDLNDPYGYNEPFKLAILVYGPDGAVVDARIASDTADGTDP
- a CDS encoding DUF2150 family protein: MSESEETFYTADRWQNWLDRVAEEDLDPENEDSARLLLNLQDDTAIAVAKILAAYDDDRLSEEEATDEIADIRDIVLDDVDIADEEKAMLIDGVQTSLVCVFYAAEEYVVGGPADEGTVGEYVEAAAAAEAEEDVDAALGYLVQAGTRIIDGEELPMDLVEDLEYGFVSEWVNGLDSLQSAMADPEVVEEDE
- a CDS encoding TatD family hydrolase; its protein translation is MSEDLGTPVLDNHLHLDPEHGRGMAAVDDFCRLGGTHLLVVNKPSWHLGPVPSDREDFRPAFEATIEAVHEASDRLPGRAWPVLGVHPGLVSRLVDDEGYEPDAARELMCEGLSVAAEFVADGRALALKSGRPHYDVSEAVWDASNAVMRRAFEHGAELDCAVQLHTEASEDLTEIADRAREAGMDPSRVVKHYASGKLAGPTPSVMSEKDWLRTAAEEGEPFLMETDFVDDPDKPGMVLGPKTVPRRVRWLLDEGYDDAVRTAHVETPRAVYDIDTEATLAEGEST
- a CDS encoding type IV pilin, producing MTATPQHGPPSRDRAVTPVIATVTMVAITVVLAAVLGAAMLGLPGGLAAGPPSLTVDFTYRSVGTDYEVTASIHGGETVTKENTGNLTLVADSGHERAALKTRYPLTGGDSIVLSDETEGPVPPGTEVRLVWSGPEGRTSVVIARGQTPF